A region from the Streptomyces tsukubensis genome encodes:
- a CDS encoding amino acid ABC transporter ATP-binding protein, whose translation MSKVDGDAVPAAEGLVVLSDVNKHFGALHVLQDIDLSIARGEVVVVIGPSGSGKSTLCRTINRLESIDSGSITIDGKPLPSEGKELARLRSDVGMVFQSFNLFAHKTVLENVVLGQVKVRKKDKDEAERRARELLDRVGVGSQCDKYPAQLSGGQQQRVAIARALAMDPKVILFDEPTSALDPEMINEVLEVMQQLARDGMTMVVVTHEMGFARSAANRVVFMADGRIVEEATPDEFFSNPRSDRAKDFLSKILHH comes from the coding sequence ATGTCCAAGGTCGACGGGGATGCTGTTCCCGCCGCCGAGGGGCTGGTCGTACTGAGTGATGTGAACAAGCACTTCGGTGCACTGCACGTGCTCCAGGACATCGACCTGAGCATCGCCCGGGGCGAGGTCGTCGTCGTCATCGGGCCGTCCGGTTCCGGCAAGTCGACGCTGTGCCGCACGATCAACCGGCTGGAGAGCATCGACTCCGGGTCGATCACGATCGACGGCAAGCCGCTGCCGTCGGAGGGCAAGGAGCTCGCCCGGCTCCGCTCCGACGTCGGCATGGTGTTCCAGTCGTTCAACCTGTTCGCCCACAAGACGGTCCTGGAGAACGTCGTACTGGGCCAGGTCAAGGTCCGCAAGAAGGACAAGGACGAGGCCGAGCGGCGGGCCAGGGAACTGCTCGACCGTGTGGGCGTGGGCTCGCAGTGCGACAAGTACCCGGCCCAGCTGTCCGGCGGCCAGCAGCAGCGGGTCGCGATCGCCCGGGCGCTGGCGATGGACCCCAAGGTCATCCTGTTCGACGAGCCGACCTCGGCCCTCGACCCCGAGATGATCAACGAGGTGCTGGAAGTGATGCAGCAGCTCGCCCGGGACGGTATGACCATGGTGGTCGTCACCCACGAGATGGGCTTCGCCCGCTCCGCGGCCAACCGGGTCGTGTTCATGGCCGACGGCCGGATCGTCGAAGAAGCCACGCCCGACGAGTTCTTCAGCAACCCGCGCAGCGACCGCGCCAAGGACTTCCTGTCGAAGATCCTGCACCACTGA